Proteins encoded by one window of Monoglobus pectinilyticus:
- the lepA gene encoding translation elongation factor 4, translated as MNRQDNIRNFSIIAHIDHGKSTLADRLLEFTGALTQREMQAQILDNMELERERGITIKARAVKLIYKAKDGKEYELNLIDTPGHVDFNYEVSRSLAACEGAVLVVDAAQGIEAQTLANTYLAMEHDLEIVPVINKIDLPSARPDEVKQEIEDVIGIDGENAPLISAKNGINIEEVLEKIVELIPPPAGDEDAPLKALIFDSYYDAYKGVIVYVRIIDGKLKSGQRIKMMATGSEFDVVDVGYLHPNGLVSADEISAGEVGFITASIKNVQDVHVGDTVTTSENGAEEALPGYKEVKSMVYSGIYPADGARYDDLREALEKLQLNDAALNFEAETSVALGFGFRCGFLGLLHMEIIQERLEREFNLDLVTTAPSVEYKVIKTDGTILTIDNPTNLPDVSEIDYMEEPIVRASILSPKEYVGSIMELCQDRRGTYIDMEYLDETRVQLNYFLPLNEIIYDFFDALKSRTRGYASFDYEFERYERSDLVKLDMLLNGEMVDALSFIVHSDRAYSRGRRMAEKLKEVIPRQLFEVPIQAAVGGKIIARETVKAMRKDVLAKCYGGDISRKRKLLEKQKEGKKRMRQVGSVEVPQEAFMSVLKLDE; from the coding sequence ATGAATCGCCAGGATAATATAAGAAATTTTTCAATAATCGCTCATATTGACCACGGAAAAAGCACCTTGGCAGACAGGCTTTTGGAGTTTACCGGGGCTTTAACCCAGCGTGAGATGCAGGCGCAGATACTTGACAATATGGAATTGGAGCGTGAGCGCGGGATTACCATAAAAGCGCGTGCCGTGAAATTGATTTATAAAGCTAAAGACGGAAAAGAGTATGAGCTTAATTTAATAGACACTCCGGGACACGTTGATTTTAACTATGAAGTGTCTCGTTCCCTGGCTGCGTGTGAGGGCGCTGTTTTGGTAGTGGACGCCGCTCAGGGTATTGAGGCGCAGACTTTGGCAAACACATATCTAGCTATGGAGCATGACCTCGAAATCGTACCTGTTATAAATAAAATTGATCTTCCCAGCGCAAGACCGGACGAGGTGAAGCAGGAGATAGAGGATGTTATAGGCATAGATGGAGAAAATGCGCCTTTAATATCAGCTAAAAACGGAATCAATATTGAAGAGGTTCTTGAAAAGATTGTTGAGCTTATCCCTCCACCGGCCGGAGATGAAGACGCACCGCTGAAAGCGCTTATTTTCGACTCTTATTATGACGCGTATAAGGGTGTTATTGTTTATGTTAGGATTATAGACGGCAAGCTAAAATCCGGTCAGAGAATAAAAATGATGGCGACAGGCAGTGAGTTTGATGTTGTAGACGTAGGTTATCTGCATCCTAACGGTTTGGTTTCAGCTGATGAAATTTCTGCGGGTGAGGTTGGATTTATTACCGCCAGCATTAAAAACGTGCAGGATGTTCATGTCGGCGACACGGTGACAACTTCTGAAAACGGCGCTGAGGAAGCTCTGCCGGGTTATAAGGAAGTTAAGTCCATGGTATACAGCGGTATATATCCGGCTGACGGAGCAAGATACGACGACCTCCGCGAGGCGTTGGAAAAACTTCAGCTAAACGACGCGGCGCTTAATTTTGAGGCGGAAACTTCGGTGGCTCTGGGATTTGGATTCAGGTGCGGATTTCTTGGGCTGCTGCATATGGAAATAATCCAGGAAAGGTTAGAGCGCGAATTTAACCTTGATTTGGTAACAACCGCGCCGTCGGTTGAGTATAAGGTAATAAAAACGGACGGAACAATTTTAACTATAGACAACCCAACAAATCTGCCGGACGTTTCAGAAATTGATTATATGGAGGAGCCGATAGTCAGGGCTTCTATTCTGTCGCCAAAGGAATATGTCGGCAGTATAATGGAGCTCTGTCAGGACAGGCGGGGAACCTATATAGATATGGAATATCTTGATGAAACCAGGGTTCAGCTCAACTATTTTCTGCCGCTGAACGAGATTATATATGACTTCTTTGACGCGCTGAAATCCAGAACCAGAGGATACGCTTCGTTTGATTATGAGTTTGAAAGATATGAGAGGTCAGACCTGGTTAAACTGGATATGCTGCTTAATGGTGAAATGGTTGACGCACTGTCGTTTATTGTTCATTCGGACAGAGCTTATTCCAGGGGCAGAAGAATGGCTGAAAAGTTAAAAGAGGTTATTCCGAGACAGTTGTTTGAAGTGCCGATACAAGCCGCTGTCGGAGGAAAGATTATTGCCCGCGAGACGGTTAAGGCGATGCGCAAAGACGTTTTGGCAAAGTGTTACGGCGGAGATATATCCAGAAAACGTAAGCTGCTTGAAAAGCAGAAAGAGGGTAAAAAGCGTATGCGCCAGGTAGGAAGCGTAGAAGTGCCGCAGGAAGCATTCATGTCCGTATTGAAGCTTGATGAATAA